In Eretmochelys imbricata isolate rEreImb1 chromosome 14, rEreImb1.hap1, whole genome shotgun sequence, a genomic segment contains:
- the LOC144275208 gene encoding uncharacterized protein LOC144275208, translated as MISWRKWRKELWVPDSQNSEESVTLRNTHTGNDSFLDSLSFPAGDGMMSKIKEENPQQEGPEEVESHRTVLGRSKGNISQRPKQGEACGSQHKSERLKGNQRRKRRAESIHPGNGLKDGKETMIQPKIHTKKKSYNCPECGKSFTQTSNLIIHERIHTGQRPYKCLECGKSFRQRSDLSKHQRIHTGETPYKCPDCGKSFKQRFSLIVHHRSHTGETPYKCNDCGKGFTQSTNLVSHQRIHTGETPYKCADCGKSFKQRFSLIVHQRNHTGERAYKCADCGKSFKQSSELISHQRIHVGERPFKCTECGKNFSQSSGLIRHRRTHTGEKPYKCIDCGKGFSQSSGLIRHRRTHTGQKPYDCPECGKSFTQSSALIVHQRVHTGEAPYQCSVCGKSYKVKDSLISHQKLHTG; from the exons ATGATCTCCTGGAGGAAATGGAGAAAAGAGCTGTGGGTCCCAGACTCTCAGAACTCTGAGGAAAGTGTGACCCTGAGGAACACCCACACAG GGAATGACTCCtttctggattctctctctttcccagcaGGTGATGGGATGATGAGTAAGATTAAGGAGGAGAATCCTCAGCAGGAAGGTCCTGAGGAAGTGGAATCACACAGGACGGTATTGGGAAGATCCAAAGGAAATATTTCCCAGAGACCCAAGCAAGGAGAAGCCTGTGGGAGTCAACACAAGTCAGAAAGGCTGAAAGGAAACCAGCGAAGGAAAAGACGTGCTGAATCCATTCATCCAGGAAATGGTTTGAAGGATGGTAAAGAGACCATGATCCAGCCAAAGATCCACACTAAAAAGAAATCGTATAACTGCcccgagtgtgggaaaagcttcactcagacATCAAATCTTATTATAcatgagagaatccacacagggcagagaccctataaatgtcttgagtgtgggaaaagcttcaggcAGAGATCAGACCTCAGTaaacatcagcgaatccacacgggagagaccCCTTATAAATGCCCCGACTGCGGGAAAAGCTTTAAGCAAAGATTCAGCCTCATCGTACATCACCGAAGTCACACTGGCGAGACCCCTTATAAATGCAATGACTGCGGGAAAGGCTTCACCCAGAGCACCAACCTGGTTTCGCACCAGaggatccacacgggagagacACCCTATAAATGCGCcgactgtgggaagagcttcaaGCAAAGATTCAGCCTCATCGTACACCAGAGAAACCACACTGGAGAAAGAGCCTATAAATGTGCtgactgcgggaaaagcttcaagcAGAGCTCGGAGCTCATTTCGCACCAGAGAATCCACGTTGGAGAGAGACCCTTCAAATGCACagagtgtgggaaaaacttcagtCAGAGCTCAGGCCTGATTAGACATAGGAgaacccacacgggagagaaaccctacaagTGCATCGACTGTGGGAAAGGCTTCAGTCAGAGCTCGGGACTCATTAGGCATCGGAGAACCCACACAGGGCAGAAACCCTATGACTGCCCTGAGTGCGGAaaaagcttcactcagagctcAGCCCTCATCGTACATCAGAGAGTCCACACAGGAGAGGCACCCTATCAATGTTCTGTCTGTGGGAAAAGCTACAAGGTGAAGGACTCCCTCATTTCCCACCAGAAACTCCACACAGGATAG